The proteins below are encoded in one region of Phaseolus vulgaris cultivar G19833 chromosome 1, P. vulgaris v2.0, whole genome shotgun sequence:
- the LOC137815391 gene encoding alpha carbonic anhydrase 7-like: MQRISIAISLISILFCSTLTGALPEPEYGYDKDSGNGPEYWGDIKEAWADCKIGQTQSPIDLSSNCVQVIPELGSLVYWTYNPQYATVSNRGHDVAVEWGGGAGSIDIDGSPFFLIQAHWHWPSEHTIDGQRYDLELHMVHVSPQPDGTNKTAVVGILYNYGSPDPLLSKLEEYLMDIPQEDEEKSIGEIDPSEIMMGSTMFYRYIGSLTAPPCTEGIIWTIDKKIRTVSRIQVELLKNTVLEYYAIRTARPLQPLNERKIQLYVSKY; this comes from the exons ATGCAGCGAATTTCGATTGCAATTTCACTAATATCCATCTTATTTTGTTCCACATTAACTGGAGCTCTTCCCGAACCTG AGTATGGTTACGATAAAGATAGTGGAAATGGGCCTGAATACTGGGGTGATATTAAAGAAGCATGGGCAGACTGTAAAATAGGGCAAACGCAATCTCCTATTGATTTGTCAAGTAACTGTGTTCAAGTGATCCCAGAGTTAGGGAGTCTGGTGTACTGGACCTATAACCCTCAATATGCTACTGTCTCCAACAGAGGTCATGATGTTGCA GTGGAGTGGGGAGGGGGTGCAGGCTCAATAGACATAGATGGATCACCTTTCTTCCTCATACAAGCCCATTGGCACTGGCCCTCCGAACATACCATCGACGGCCAAAG GTATGACTTGGAGTTGCACATGGTGCATGTTAGCCCACAGCCTGATGGAACAAACAAGACTGCTGTTGTTGGTATTTTGTACAACTACGGTTCTCCTGATCCATTGCTCTCTAAG TTGGAAGAATACCTAATGGACATTCCCCAAGAAGACGAAGAGAAAAGTATAGGGGAGATTGATCCCTCAGAGATCATGATGGGTAGCACGATGTTCTACAGGTATATAGGATCACTCACTGCACCTCCTTGCACCGAAGGCATCATTTGGACCATTGATAAGAAG ATAAGAACTGTTTCAAGAATACAAGTGGAGCTACTGAAGAATACTGTACTTGAATAT TATGCTATAAGGACTGCAAGGCCGCTACAGCCTCTAAATGAGAGGAAGATACAACTCTACGTTTCAAAGTATTAG